The Vicinamibacterales bacterium genome includes the window ACTGCCCGCCGCCGCGCTCGCCGGACCGCTTCTTCGGCTGGTCGAGTCGGTCCGGGTGGTAAGTCACCTGAATCGCCGCCTGGCCGCGCGGGCACAGCTTCCCCTGGCTGATCGCGTCGTCGGGATTGCCCTCGAGCTTCTTGACCAGGCCCATCCGGATCACGCCGGGCTTGCCGTTGCGGAAGACCTCGGCGTCGCCTTCCATCACCCGCGCGATTACGCCGCAGCCGGCGGCGCACAAGGGGCAGATGCTGGGCTTCCAGGTCGCGACGCCCGGCACGAGGTCGTCTTCAGGGATGAAGCGAATGATCTGGTTTTCGGGATTACCGCACGCGGTGAGCGCGGCGGTGGTGCCGGAAATGGCGGTGAGCTTGATGAAGTGGCGGCGGTCCATTGGGCTCACACTGAATCAGTAATGACAGGTCAGGCAGTCGTTCGACGCCTGCTTTTCCTTATGGCAGTTCACGCAGAACGACATCGTCATGTTCACGGCGCGACGGGCGACGGTCTGTTCGGCCTGGTTGCCGTGACAGGTCGAGCACGCGACCTTGGCCCGAATGTGCGGGGCGTGGTTGAAGCGCACGTGCGCCTGCGGCTGGTAATCGTAGACGCGGTTCCAGTTCAAGTCGAGGCCCTGCTCCTGCATCTTGGTGAGCTGCTGGATCAGTGGTCGATCGGTGGCGATCTGCGAGTGGCAGATCATGCAGGTGTTGACGTTCGGGAGGCCGGCCCGCGGCCCCTGCTCCACGCCGGTGTGGCAATCGGTGCAGACCGCGCCCTTCGACAGGTGAATCTGGTGCGAGAAGTCAAACGGCTGGGCGACCGTGTCGGGCCGCGAGTCGAAGAAGGACTTGATCGCGTCGCCAGCCGTGGCGTGCGCAGGCGTGAACACCGCCGGCGTGCCCCAACGGGAACGATCGGCGGCGCCCGACGGCTGGCCGGGGCTTGCGAACTCGCAAGCCGCCGTCGCCATGGTTACCACGAACAGGAACGCCAACGCCCAGTACGGCCAGGCGCCGGCGGCCTTACGTCTTGGGAATGCCACCGAGACTGCGAACGTAGTGGACGAGGTTCCAAGTGTCCGCGTCGGTGATCTTGCCCTTGAGACCCTTCATGTCGTACTTCGGCGGCGCGCCGTTCTGGATGATCCAGAAGATCTCACCTTCGCTCGAGCCGCGCGTCCACGTCGCGTCGGTCAGGTTGGACGGCGTCATGGTTTTGGGCGCCATGGTGCTGTCGCCGGCGCCGGTGTTGCCGTGGCAGAACCGGCAATATTTGGTGTAGAGCTGTTTGCCCGCGTCGATGGCTGCCGGAGACGAAGCGAACGCCGCCTTCATCTTCCTGGCCTCGGCCGGCACGGCCGCGGGGCCCGCCGGGGCCGCCTGCGCCCATACGCTTACGCCGGTCACCACGACCCAGGCGAGGGCGACGCCGCCAAAGACTGCGCTAAATTTGCGATTCATGTGAGAATTTTCACACAGGGTCGCATTCCGTGCAACCAAATGTCTCCTTATCGCACCCATAGAAAAAGCGGAGGCAAAGGAGCACGAAAAGCGATGGTGGCCTTTGCCGGCCCATTTGTCGGGAGGGCACATCTTGTCGGGAGGGCGCCACTTGTCGGGATACGAAATTCAACCAGCCACGCCTGACCACCTTCCCAAGGTCCGCGACCTGTTGCGCGAATACGTGGAGTGGATTGGGCTCGATCTAGGGTTCCAGGAGATCGACGCGGAACTCGATGCCCTTCCCGGTGATTACGCGCCGCCGCGCGGCGTCCTGCTGGTCGCATGCCCGGAAGGTGGTGAGCCGGTCGCGATGATTGCGCTGCGCCCCGCCAAAGCGCGCAGCGCGAAGGCGGGCGAAGCGCCGAGCGCGAAGGCGGGCGAGATGAAGCGGCTCTACGTGCAGCCGTCGGCGCGCGGCCAGGGGTTGGCGCGCGCGTTGATCGTGCGGCTGCTGGACGAGGCCCGGGCCCTCGGCTACCACGAGATACGACTCGACACCCTGCCGATGATGGGCGACGCGCAGGGGCTCTACGTCGCGCTCGGGTTTCACGACATCGCGCCGTATTACGACACGCCGATCGCGGGGACGCGGTTCATGGGGCTGCGTCTCTGAATTGCTCCCCACGGGGCGGCAATTCTTGACGGGGGCGTTGACGCTTGACGGGCGGAGCGTCACAACGGAGGGCAAGGAGAGCCGCCCCGTCGGGA containing:
- a CDS encoding cytochrome c3 family protein: MAFPRRKAAGAWPYWALAFLFVVTMATAACEFASPGQPSGAADRSRWGTPAVFTPAHATAGDAIKSFFDSRPDTVAQPFDFSHQIHLSKGAVCTDCHTGVEQGPRAGLPNVNTCMICHSQIATDRPLIQQLTKMQEQGLDLNWNRVYDYQPQAHVRFNHAPHIRAKVACSTCHGNQAEQTVARRAVNMTMSFCVNCHKEKQASNDCLTCHY
- a CDS encoding cytochrome c, which gives rise to MNRKFSAVFGGVALAWVVVTGVSVWAQAAPAGPAAVPAEARKMKAAFASSPAAIDAGKQLYTKYCRFCHGNTGAGDSTMAPKTMTPSNLTDATWTRGSSEGEIFWIIQNGAPPKYDMKGLKGKITDADTWNLVHYVRSLGGIPKT
- a CDS encoding GNAT family N-acetyltransferase, producing the protein MSGYEIQPATPDHLPKVRDLLREYVEWIGLDLGFQEIDAELDALPGDYAPPRGVLLVACPEGGEPVAMIALRPAKARSAKAGEAPSAKAGEMKRLYVQPSARGQGLARALIVRLLDEARALGYHEIRLDTLPMMGDAQGLYVALGFHDIAPYYDTPIAGTRFMGLRL